In the genome of Paraburkholderia caribensis, the window ACAAACAGAGGGAGAGAGAGATTAACGCGCATCACGATTCCCAGTTCGGCCTTGCACGACTGCCACTATTCGCCTGGTTCGCGATCGGTTCTGTTCGGTGCCGCACAGACATCGCAAATGGCCTGGCATGGTGCTTCGATGAAGTAAGCGCTCTCAACAGGTGCTGCAATGGACCAGCACCCTGTCACAACCGATCCCTCACCATCGACTGACCATCCTCCGCAATTTCGAAAGCGAGCATCCGCCTGAAGGCCGAAATTGGGCGGAATATTTCGACACCCATTCACGTTCTATCTGCGAGGCTCGCCGGCACTGGCAAGCTCGGGTCCTTCATCCGTGATGACATTCACGCGCGCAATGTGTGCAAGCCTGCTTGCGCCGCTGCGCGAAGGCGAAGCTTTGAGCGCCGCGATAAGTGGTCTCGAGCGACCGCGACGATGACGAGGGTTCTTACCCATGCAGATTGGAGAACGTTTCCGCAGACGCCCGACACTCATGGAGAGAACATTGGACCCAGGAGCTTACGGGGCCGGCGAATCCGGCGCCGTGGCGAGGCGACGCAGCCCTTCGAGGAGAAACATCATGATCGACAGAAACCATGCTGTGTACATGCTGGCGGCGCTCGCACTCGGCGTTGCGCCGCTGAGCGCCAATGCCGACGGGACGATCCATGTCAAGCTCACGGACAACATGATTCAACTCGATCCCGTTACGGTGAATGCCGGGCGGGTCACGCTCGAGGTGAACAACGCAACGAGCGGCAATACCGAACATGAGCTGGTGGTGCTGAAGACAGACATGGACGATGCGCATCTGCCTGTCCACAAAGGCCAGGTCACGGAAAGCCGGTTCAAGAAAATGGGCGAAGTGGAGGACCTGGCGCAGGGCTCGACAAAGCACCTGTCATTGAAACTCGCGCCAGGACACTACGTGCTGATTTGCAACCGGCCGGGGCACTATGAGATGGGCATGCACACATCGTTCGTCGTTGCGCGCTGAGGCGACGCACGAACGGCACGCCATTCATCCAGGATGATGCGTCAGCCCGATCGCCGCGGCTCATGCGCATCGTCAATTCACTTGAATGGCGACACCATCATCGACTTCGCCGCACTCGCGCCGGCCCCGCTCGAGGCGGCCGGCGTCCAGCGATAAAGCACGATGCTCGAATCGTTGTAGTTGTCCTTCGTGACTTCATATTCGCCGTTCGAACGCCGGTACGCCCGAAGTCCATACATCGAGTCCACGTCGTTGCCGACATCGACTGCGTTCGGGTTGCTATTGACGAGCGTGATATCGAGCTTCCCCGTCGTGAGGTTGTACGCGTCGATATTCGGCACGGTATGGACGTAGCCCACGAAAAGATAATTCCCTGCGGCCACGACCGATTTGGGATTGGCGCCAGTCAGGTTGATCACGGGATCCGGCGCAGTTCTGTTGCCGGCCAGCCACCCGTGATACACCTCGACACGCGATCCAACCGCGGTCCAGTCCGTGCTGCCCGTGATCCCGGTGAGTACCATCGTATCGCTTTCGGGCAGGTACATGATGCGCGTCAGTTGCGAGATCGTCGCCGGAATCGGCATCGTGATCGCGGCACCCCACAACGGTTTGCCGTCCGCGTCGAAACCCGTCAGCGGATAGTGTGAAATCGCGTTGGTCTTGTCGAGGCCAGCCCAGATATCGCCCTTGCTATCCAGGCAAAAGCCGTTTCGGACTTTTACCGTCGTACCGAACGCCGTTCCCGGCAGCGTGCTATCGGGAATCGCAATGTACCCGCTGGTCCGATTGAAATGGAAAAAGTAAAAGGTATCCGGGTTCTGGCTTGCTGCAACGAGTATCCGGTGTCCGCCCACGCTGACGACCTGGGCGAAATGTTCGCCGCGTTCGTGGTCGGCTAGATTGATGCGCGGATCGGCGGGGTAGGTAAACGGATCGATTGTGTTCGCAACGTACGCGCCTCCCGGAGTGCCCGCGTAGATGTGCATGCCGCCGTAGAAGATTGCCCCGTCGGTGGCAGGGTCCGGCGCGGCGTTGCCTTCGAAGTTCACCGACTGGAGCTGCCAGCGCAACACGCCGGTGCCATCGTATGCGTGGATGTCGGTGCCTCCGTTGCGGCCGAGGTCCCATGATCCGCCCCACGGGTTGTTCAGCACATAGAGATTGCGCGCAGAATCCCGGCCAATCCCCGTCACGCGCGTGAACCGCCCGTCGCCTACCTGCCCCTTGATCCCCGTGACTGTATTGAGGTATCCGCCTTGAACACCAAATGTTCCGGCAACATACGGTGTGCTGGAGACGTCATAGATCTTGATGTTCATGTCCGGCCCTTCGTCGCCAATCCATAGCTGCCCGGTGACCGCGTCAAAATACAGCGAAGCGGGTTGTGCTTTCGCCGCCAGCTGGATGGTATTTTTGCGTTCGCCTGTCGGGCTGAACTGGACCACGGCACCCGTGCCCGGCTGCGCGACCCAGATGTTGCCGCCCGCGTCCACCGCGAGCGCGCCCGGCCCTGCCACAGCGATATCGCGTAACCAGTCCCCCGAGGTCGTGTACACGCGCACCCGGCTGCCTGGAAAATCGCTCGCGTAGAGCAGCGCGCCGGACGTCGCGAGTCCCGTGACGACATCCGCGAGGCGTTCGGTGGTCGTGTCGCTTACCGCAATGAGCAGGTCACGCGTGCGGCTTTGCCGGTTGTATCGACCGATCTTCCCGCTTCCATATGCGACGTTGAACTGCAGCGCGGCGAACAGCGAGGTCGAGTTGCCCGTGATCGCGCCGCCCTGAAACTCGCCGTGCGCGCCGATCGACCCGATGTTCTGTCCATTCTGATACATCGCGATGCCGCCCTCGCCCTCGTCCCACATCGACGCGGTATAGATCACCCCTTCCGATGCCACCCACATCGAGCGAGCCACATTGCCCACGCGAGTCGTCGCCGTGCCATGTGTGTTGGCCAACCAGCCGGTGGAGTATTGAGCCTCGCAACCGGACGCAGCCGCCAGGTTCAGCACGACTGCGACTAATGCGGTACAGAGTCCTTTGAAAACCATGAGAGATGTTTGTTTGATCGCACGCCGTGCAGCACGGACGTCCATGGCGCGGTGTTGCCAACCCTGGCAAACTTGCAGTCCGGGCCCAACGATTCGAGCCCATACGTCGCGAAGCGAGCGAAGTGACGCGGCGAATGGGTGCGGGACGTCGTACGGGTTAACGGCGACGCGCGGCGCGAGTTGAGCGATCAGGCAAAGTGCCGCCGCGCGCATCCGCACCGCAAAGCGTGACGCCGGCACGGCATCGATTGATAACCAATGAACATCAATCGTTCACAACATTGCACTTATCGTTTGACCGGTTCCGGGCGAACATTCCTGAAACGACAATCCGCCGGATTACCGCGCATTCACAGGATTTCAGGAGACACCTCGATGCACCCCTCGCCCTCTATTCCTTCGCCCGGGCATTCAAAGGCCGCAGCGGTTTTCCGCGTGACGGCCGGGAATTTCCTCGAGCAGTTCGACTTCTTTCTGTTCGGCTTCTACGCTACGCAGATCGCCAACGTCTTTTTTCCCGCCGCGAGCGAATTCGCCTCGCTGATGATGACCTTCGCGGTTTTCGGCGCCGGCTTCCTGATGCGGCCGCTGGGCGCGATCGTGCTGGGCGCCTATATCGACGACGTCGGCCGCCGCAAGGGCCTGATCGTCACGCTCTCCATCATGGCGAGCGGCACCATCCTGATCGCCTTTGTACCGGGCTATGCGACGATCGGCCTGATGGCACCGGCGCTGGTGCTGATCGGGCGGCTGCTGCAGGGCTTCTCGGCGGGCGCGGAGCTGGGCGGTGTGTCCGTGTATCTCGCCGAGATGGCCACGCCCGGCCGCAAGGGCTTCTTCACGAGCTGGCAGTCCGCGAGCCAGCAGGTGGCGATCGTCGTGGCGGCAGGTCTCGGCTTCGCGCTCAATCAATGGCTGGACGCGACGGCCATCGCGGCGTGGGGATGGCGCGTGCCGTTCTTCGTCGGCTGCATGATCGTGCCGTTCATCTTCATGCTGCGCCGCAATCTCGAGGAAACGCAGGAGTTCAAGGCGCGCCAGCATCGCCCGGCCATGAAGGAGGTGTTCCGCACGCTGGTCCAGAACTGGGCCGTCGTGATCGCAGGCGTGATGCTGGTGGCGATGACCACCACGAGTTTCTACCTCATCACGATCTACGCGCCCACCTTCGGCAAGACGGTCCTGCACCTGAGCACCGCGGACAGCCTGCTGGTGACGCTGTGCGTCGGCGTGTCGAACTTCGTGTGGCTGCCGATCGGCGGGGCGCTCTCCGACAGGATTGGCCGCCGGCCGCTGCTGCTCGCCATGACGGTGCTCGCCATCGCGACCGCGTATCCGGCACTGTCGCTGCTCGCTCACGCGCCGAGCTTTATCAACATGCTGCTCGTGCTCTTGTGGCTCTCGTTCATGTATGGCATCTACAACGGCGCGATGGTCGTCGCGTTGACGGAAGTGATGCCCGTGGAAGTGCGCGTCGCGGGGTTCTCGCTGGCCTACAGTCTCGCGACGGCGGTGTTCGGCGGTTTCACGCCCGCGATCTCCACCGCCCTCATTCACGTTAGCGGCGACAAGGCCGCGCCCGGCTACTGGATGAGCTTCGCCGCCGTCTGCGCCCTGTGCGCGACACTCGCGCTCTATCGCCGCCGCGCCGTGACGCTGACGCCAGCGCATTGATCCCGCGCTCGTCCCGCACACGTCTGAATACGCAACCCGATACACCTTCATCCATGAAAAACCTTCTTCTGAAACTTTGTACCGTCGCGCTCGTGGCAACGTCGACGGCGGCAGCGAGCGTCCAGGCCGCCGACCTGCACGTCATGAGCTCGGGCGGCTTCACCGCCGCGTACAAGGCGCTCGGCCCGAAATTCGCGTCCGCGACGGGCAATACGCTCGACACGGCGCTCGGGCCCTCGATGGGCAAATCGCCGGAGGCGATTCCCAACCGTCTTACGCGCGGCGAGCCCGCCGACGTCGTGATCATGGTCGGTTACGCACTCGACGATCTGATCAAGGAAGGCAAGATCGTCCCCGGATCGCGGGTCGAACTGGCCGATTCGCGCATCGGCATGGTCGTGCGCGACGGCGCGGCGAAGCCCGACATCAGCTCGGTCGAGGCGCTCAGGCAAGCCCTGCTGCACGCCGGGTCGATCGCCTACTCGGACAGCGCGAGCGGCGTGTATATCGAGCGCGAACTCTTCAAGCGGCTCGGTATCGAGGATCAGGTCAAGCCGAAGGCGAAGATGATTCCGAAGATTCCAGTGGCGTCGGTGGTGGCAAACGGCGACTACGAAATCGGCTTCCAGCAGGTGAGCGAGCTGTTACCCGTCAAGGGCGCGACATTCGTCGGAAAGATTCCCGAGTCCCTGCAGTCCGTCACGCGCTACGCTGCGGGCATCCCCATCGGCGCACAGCATCCGAAGGAAGCCAAAGCCCTCCTCGACTATCTCGCTTCGCCCGAAGTACAACCCGAAGTGAGATCGACCGGGCTCGATTCCGTCACGATGCATTGAGATACGGCGAGCCGGAAGGCGTGCCGTGAGCCGCCTGCCCGTCAGCCTGGCGTGTTCGCGGCGGGGGCGTCGGTGTCGTCCGCGTCGCGCGGCGCCGGGCCGCGCAGCATCTGCAGGAGACGCCCGCGGTCGCAGGCCCCTTCCCACTGCGAAACGAAGATGACCGCGCACGCATTGCTGATCACGCTCGTCAGGGCGCGCGCCTCCGACATGAACCGGTCGATTCCCACCAGCAGCGCCACGCCGGCGACGGGCAAATCCGGAATCACGGTCAATGTCGCGACGAGCGCGACGAGCCCGCTGCCGGACACGCCCGCCGCGCCCTTGGAAGTGAGCAGCATGACGGCGAGCATCGTCGCGATCTGCGGCCAGGTGAGCGGGATGTCGCACGCCTGCGCGATGAACACGGAAGCCAGCGTCAGATAGATCGCCGTGCCGTCGAGATTGAACGAGTAGCCTGCTGGCAGAACGAGGCCGACGATCCCCCTGTCGCAGCCAAGCGCTTCCAGCTTCACGATCAGCCGCGGCAGGACAGGCTCCGTCGAAGAGGTTGCGAGCACGATCACCAGTTCCTCGCGCATGTAGCGCAACAACCGCCACAGCGCGAAGCCGTGCAGCCGTGCAAGCGGCGCAAGGACCAGTGCGACGAACAGCAGGCACGCCAGATAGAACGACACCATCAGCATGCCGAGCGAGCTGACCGAGCCGATGCCGAAGCGGCCCACCGTGAAGGCCATCGCGCCGAACGCGCCCACGGGCGCAAGCCGCATGATCATCGCGAGAATGCGAAAGACCAGGTCGGCGACCCCGTCGATGAGTTCGAGCACCGCCCGCCCCGCACGCGGGTTCGCATTGAGCGCGAAACCGAACAGCAGCGAAAGCAGAAGCACGGGCAGCACATCGCCCTTCACGAACGCCCCGACGAGCGTCTCGGGGATCAGGTTCAACGCGAACTCGTCCAACCCGCGCGGCGGCGAGTGCGCGGCAAGTTGCGCGAGCAGGCTCGTGTCCAGGTGGCGCAGGTCGATGTGCATGCCCGCCCCGGGGCGCAGCGCGTAGGCGGTTGCAAGGCCAATGACGAGCGCGATGGCCGTCAGCAGATAGAAAAGCGCCAGCGCCTTGAGGATCGTGCGTCCGATCGTCGAGCCGCTTGCGAGTGACGTGATGCCGGAGACGATGGTGCAGAACACGATCGGCGCGATCATCATCCGCACCAGACCGACGAATGCATCACTGAGGGGCTTGAGCGACGCGCCGGCTTGCGGCCAGATGTGCCCCAGACTCACGCCGAGCGCCATGCCCAGCAAGACCTGCACGTAGAGCAACCGAAGCGGCCTTGCCAACGTCACGATGCTGTCTTCCTTCTGATTTTCTCTTTCGTGTTCACACCGCTGCTCTCGATATCGCCGTTCACGGCAACGCCGCGCTTCATTTCAATGATCGTCCGGTGAAACTCCTGCGCGGCAGGCGTGAGCGGCCGTCCGCGCCGCGTGACGATGCCGACGCGCCTTTTCACCACGGGATCGACCAGCGGCACACTGGTCAGGATGGGATGCTCGCGCCCGGGCATGGCCATCGAAGGCACGGCCGCGACGCCGAGCCCCGCTTCGACCAGCCCAAGCATGGTCGTGACGTGGCGCGTCTCGCAGACGCTCGGCACGCGCGGGGCCACGGCGGAGAGCGCCTGATCGAGCAGCAGGCGGTTGCCGGAGGTCTTGTCGACGGAGACGTACTCGTGCTCGTAAAGCTCGTTCCAGCTCACACGCTTCTTGCGCGCGAGCGGATGGTCGCGACGGCACGCGGCAACGAAGCGCTCCTGCAACAGGAGTTTGAACTCGACCTCCGATTCCTGGCTGCCCATGAAGCTCACGCCAAAATCGGCTTCGCCGCTGATGACGGCGCCAAGCACCTCGTTCGCGCTCGAATCCAGCAGCTTGACCCGGATGCGTGGAAAACGGCTGTGATAACTCGCGACAACGTTTGGCAGGAAATAGTAGGCCACCGACGGTACACAGGCGATCGTCACATGACCCAGGCGGCTCGACGAGACATCCCGGATGCCAAGCAGCGCGACGTCGAGATCGTCGAGCAGTTGCTCGGCGCTCGGGGCGAACACGCGCCCGACGGTGGTGAGCGTGACGCTGCGCGTGGTGCGCTCGAAGAGGCGCACGCCAAGCGCCGCCTCGAGCTTGTCGATGCGGCGGCTCAAGGCCGGCTGGGAAATGTTGACCGCGTCGGCGGCCTTGCGGAAGCTTCCCAGTTCCACAACGGCTCGAAACGCCTGCAAGTCATTCAGGTCGAAGTTGACGGCCACGCCCCTCTCCGCATTGTCGGTGTTGATATGTTGCGTGAATCCAGACGAGGTCGACCGACATTGTGCGTGTGCCGCGTCAGATTCCGGAACTGCCGCAGTTGAGCAGCGCTGGGCTCATATCAAGGCTGATCATGCGCGCATCGCGTCGAATGGACGGCAGTCTGTGAAGGTTCTCGAACCCGGATTTTACACAGCCTGCTCCTCGCCAGTCCGGCGTTTCCCGAAAAGACCTGCGTTCGATGGAAAGCGCTGCAGCTTGCTCGTATGCAACCCGTCAAATCATTTCGCTATGCCGAGCGATCTGTTGAGAAACGGGCGCCCCCCGACACGGTCTTCCGCGATGTGCGCCAAAAAAAGCCCGCCCTCTCATCGAGACGGGCGGGCTTTGAGCGCCTGATTCATCGCGACAGACAGCATTGTCACTCGCCGCGCGATTGCAGATGGATGGAGCGGGGCGAACAGGCCATTCGATTCAGCCCCGCCGTTGCGGTGATTGCGGGCGCAGTCGCCGCAGGCAGCTTACGCTAGCGGCCCCGCGCATCTCTGTGGCGACGACGACCTATCGTCTC includes:
- the dctA gene encoding C4-dicarboxylate transporter DctA, producing the protein MTLARPLRLLYVQVLLGMALGVSLGHIWPQAGASLKPLSDAFVGLVRMMIAPIVFCTIVSGITSLASGSTIGRTILKALALFYLLTAIALVIGLATAYALRPGAGMHIDLRHLDTSLLAQLAAHSPPRGLDEFALNLIPETLVGAFVKGDVLPVLLLSLLFGFALNANPRAGRAVLELIDGVADLVFRILAMIMRLAPVGAFGAMAFTVGRFGIGSVSSLGMLMVSFYLACLLFVALVLAPLARLHGFALWRLLRYMREELVIVLATSSTEPVLPRLIVKLEALGCDRGIVGLVLPAGYSFNLDGTAIYLTLASVFIAQACDIPLTWPQIATMLAVMLLTSKGAAGVSGSGLVALVATLTVIPDLPVAGVALLVGIDRFMSEARALTSVISNACAVIFVSQWEGACDRGRLLQMLRGPAPRDADDTDAPAANTPG
- the tcuC gene encoding MFS transporter, producing MHPSPSIPSPGHSKAAAVFRVTAGNFLEQFDFFLFGFYATQIANVFFPAASEFASLMMTFAVFGAGFLMRPLGAIVLGAYIDDVGRRKGLIVTLSIMASGTILIAFVPGYATIGLMAPALVLIGRLLQGFSAGAELGGVSVYLAEMATPGRKGFFTSWQSASQQVAIVVAAGLGFALNQWLDATAIAAWGWRVPFFVGCMIVPFIFMLRRNLEETQEFKARQHRPAMKEVFRTLVQNWAVVIAGVMLVAMTTTSFYLITIYAPTFGKTVLHLSTADSLLVTLCVGVSNFVWLPIGGALSDRIGRRPLLLAMTVLAIATAYPALSLLAHAPSFINMLLVLLWLSFMYGIYNGAMVVALTEVMPVEVRVAGFSLAYSLATAVFGGFTPAISTALIHVSGDKAAPGYWMSFAAVCALCATLALYRRRAVTLTPAH
- a CDS encoding SMP-30/gluconolactonase/LRE family protein; amino-acid sequence: MVFKGLCTALVAVVLNLAAASGCEAQYSTGWLANTHGTATTRVGNVARSMWVASEGVIYTASMWDEGEGGIAMYQNGQNIGSIGAHGEFQGGAITGNSTSLFAALQFNVAYGSGKIGRYNRQSRTRDLLIAVSDTTTERLADVVTGLATSGALLYASDFPGSRVRVYTTSGDWLRDIAVAGPGALAVDAGGNIWVAQPGTGAVVQFSPTGERKNTIQLAAKAQPASLYFDAVTGQLWIGDEGPDMNIKIYDVSSTPYVAGTFGVQGGYLNTVTGIKGQVGDGRFTRVTGIGRDSARNLYVLNNPWGGSWDLGRNGGTDIHAYDGTGVLRWQLQSVNFEGNAAPDPATDGAIFYGGMHIYAGTPGGAYVANTIDPFTYPADPRINLADHERGEHFAQVVSVGGHRILVAASQNPDTFYFFHFNRTSGYIAIPDSTLPGTAFGTTVKVRNGFCLDSKGDIWAGLDKTNAISHYPLTGFDADGKPLWGAAITMPIPATISQLTRIMYLPESDTMVLTGITGSTDWTAVGSRVEVYHGWLAGNRTAPDPVINLTGANPKSVVAAGNYLFVGYVHTVPNIDAYNLTTGKLDITLVNSNPNAVDVGNDVDSMYGLRAYRRSNGEYEVTKDNYNDSSIVLYRWTPAASSGAGASAAKSMMVSPFK
- a CDS encoding LysR family transcriptional regulator — encoded protein: MAVNFDLNDLQAFRAVVELGSFRKAADAVNISQPALSRRIDKLEAALGVRLFERTTRSVTLTTVGRVFAPSAEQLLDDLDVALLGIRDVSSSRLGHVTIACVPSVAYYFLPNVVASYHSRFPRIRVKLLDSSANEVLGAVISGEADFGVSFMGSQESEVEFKLLLQERFVAACRRDHPLARKKRVSWNELYEHEYVSVDKTSGNRLLLDQALSAVAPRVPSVCETRHVTTMLGLVEAGLGVAAVPSMAMPGREHPILTSVPLVDPVVKRRVGIVTRRGRPLTPAAQEFHRTIIEMKRGVAVNGDIESSGVNTKEKIRRKTAS
- a CDS encoding cupredoxin domain-containing protein, whose translation is MIDRNHAVYMLAALALGVAPLSANADGTIHVKLTDNMIQLDPVTVNAGRVTLEVNNATSGNTEHELVVLKTDMDDAHLPVHKGQVTESRFKKMGEVEDLAQGSTKHLSLKLAPGHYVLICNRPGHYEMGMHTSFVVAR
- a CDS encoding substrate-binding domain-containing protein; protein product: MKNLLLKLCTVALVATSTAAASVQAADLHVMSSGGFTAAYKALGPKFASATGNTLDTALGPSMGKSPEAIPNRLTRGEPADVVIMVGYALDDLIKEGKIVPGSRVELADSRIGMVVRDGAAKPDISSVEALRQALLHAGSIAYSDSASGVYIERELFKRLGIEDQVKPKAKMIPKIPVASVVANGDYEIGFQQVSELLPVKGATFVGKIPESLQSVTRYAAGIPIGAQHPKEAKALLDYLASPEVQPEVRSTGLDSVTMH